In Leptodactylus fuscus isolate aLepFus1 chromosome 2, aLepFus1.hap2, whole genome shotgun sequence, one genomic interval encodes:
- the LOC142196242 gene encoding ecto-ADP-ribosyltransferase 5-like, with the protein MDMSEDIFDDQYVGCTDQMEAIAPEILKKERMARFDVDISWNLGAELWQKRKSFLGRLPDGFKDEYGIALLIYTSPYLQLNQLMSVAMETYGQNPEFFRYHALHFYLTRALTLLQPGCDGKPKSVYQGYRDFQIEPPSQEAVRFRMITKSTSVLEMAGNCTSLFSINTCFGVELLNLFLISSYKEVWIPVNEVFRVTSYNGKENKITLQSTNRMCSYYNCAYLGGQKRENCTSIPLSSESDHQNNRDNFVFFTSQIGKASDGGNRKIVLLGLLCPRESVRKLFFVS; encoded by the exons ATGGACATGTCTGAAGACATATTTGATGATCAATACGTCGGATGCACCGACCAAATGGAAGCAATAGCTCCGGAAATActgaaaaaggaaagaatggccaGATTTGATGTTGATATTTCTTGGAATTTGGGGGCCGAATTATGGCAAAAAAGAAAATCCTTTCTGGGACGTCTTCCTGATGGTTTTAAGGATGAATATGGGATAGCGTTATTAATCTATACTTCTCCGTATCTACAGTTAAACCAACTTATGAGTGTGGCTATGGAAACCTATGGCCAAAATCCCGAGTTTTTCAGGTACCATGCATTACATTTCTATCTTACCAGAGCTCTGACTCTGCTTCAGCCCGGATGTGATGGAAAACCAAAGTCCGTGTATCAGGGTTACAGAGATTTCCAGATTGAGCCGCCATCTCAGGAAGCAGTAAGATTCAGAATGATTACTAAATCAACATCCGTCTTAGAGATGGCAGGGAATTGCACTTCATTGTTCTCCATTAACACATGTTTCGGGGTGGAATTACTGAATTTGTTTCTCATCTCATCATATAAGGAGGTTTGGATTCCGGTGAATGAAGTGTTTCGGGTCACCAGCTACAACGGGAAAGAGAACAAGATCACCCTGCAGAGCACCAATAGGATGTGCAGTTATTACAACTGTGCCTACCTGGGGG GGCAAAAAAGAGAAAACTGCACCTCCATCCCCCTATCATCAG AAAGTGATCACCAGAACAACAGAGACAACTTTGTGTTTTTTACCTCTCAGATTGGCAAAGCAAGTGATGGCGGGAACCGTAAGATTGTGTTACTTGGTCTCCTCTGCCCAAGAGAATCTGTCCGAAAGTTATTTTTTGTTTCATAA